The Streptomyces achromogenes genome window below encodes:
- a CDS encoding hemolysin family protein yields MTEVLLLLVAILLSFACGAFVAAEFSLTTVERSELERAVERGERGAAGALKAVRNLTFQLSGAQLGITVTNLVVGMLSEPSIARLIAGPLESLGLSDSTSSSVALVLGTALSTVFLMVVGELVPKNWAISSPLAVAKSVGNGQRWFSAAFRPFISHLNDTANRIVRRFGVEPTEELAAARGPQELAALARHSAREGALEADTAELFVRTLNLADLMAENVMTPRVQVIALDATATCEDVANATRATGLSRFPVYRGNLDSVVGTAHIKDALAVPAGRRARVPVAEIMRDPLLVPESLTVDRLLDRLSGKRTMAVVIDEYGGTAGVATLEDIVEEVVGEVRDEHDPHETPELAHAGTDDDGRALYSADGAARTDQLARVGLHAPEGPYETLAGLVATELGRIPAVGDTVEITGWRMDVVDASGRRAARVLLHAPLADATRVEGTAQ; encoded by the coding sequence ATGACCGAAGTGCTGCTGCTCCTGGTGGCGATCCTGCTGTCGTTCGCGTGCGGCGCCTTCGTCGCCGCCGAGTTCTCGTTGACCACGGTCGAGCGCAGCGAGCTGGAGCGGGCGGTGGAGCGCGGCGAACGCGGCGCGGCCGGGGCGCTGAAGGCGGTGCGCAACCTCACCTTCCAGCTCTCCGGGGCCCAGCTCGGCATCACCGTCACCAACCTGGTGGTCGGCATGCTGTCCGAGCCGTCGATCGCCCGGCTGATCGCCGGGCCGCTGGAATCGCTCGGTCTGTCCGACTCCACGTCGAGCTCCGTCGCGCTGGTGCTGGGCACGGCCCTGTCGACCGTGTTCCTCATGGTCGTCGGCGAGCTGGTGCCGAAGAACTGGGCGATCTCCTCCCCGCTCGCGGTGGCCAAGAGCGTGGGCAACGGGCAGCGCTGGTTCAGCGCCGCCTTCCGGCCCTTCATCAGTCACCTCAACGACACCGCGAACCGCATCGTGCGCCGCTTCGGCGTGGAACCCACCGAGGAGCTCGCCGCCGCCCGCGGTCCCCAGGAGCTCGCGGCCCTGGCCCGGCACTCCGCGCGGGAGGGCGCCCTGGAGGCGGACACCGCGGAGCTGTTCGTGCGGACACTGAACCTGGCCGACCTCATGGCGGAGAACGTGATGACCCCGCGCGTGCAGGTCATCGCCCTCGACGCGACGGCGACCTGCGAGGACGTCGCCAACGCGACCCGGGCGACGGGCCTGTCCCGTTTCCCCGTGTACCGCGGGAACCTCGACTCCGTGGTCGGGACCGCGCACATCAAGGACGCGCTGGCGGTGCCCGCCGGGCGACGCGCGCGCGTGCCCGTCGCCGAGATCATGCGCGACCCCCTCCTCGTCCCCGAGTCGCTCACCGTGGACCGGCTGCTGGACCGGCTGTCCGGCAAGCGGACGATGGCCGTCGTCATCGACGAGTACGGCGGCACCGCGGGCGTGGCGACGCTGGAGGACATCGTGGAGGAGGTCGTCGGCGAGGTCCGCGACGAACACGACCCGCACGAGACGCCGGAACTGGCGCACGCGGGCACCGACGACGACGGCCGCGCCCTGTACTCGGCCGACGGCGCCGCCCGCACCGACCAGCTCGCGCGCGTCGGCCTGCACGCGCCCGAGGGACCGTACGAGACGCTGGCCGGGCTCGTCGCCACCGAGCTGGGCCGGATACCGGCCGTCGGCGACACCGTCGAGATCACCGGGTGGCGGATGGACGTGGTGGACGCCTCCGGCCGCCGGGCCGCGCGCGTGCTGCTGCACGCCCCGCTCGCAGACGCCACCCGCGTGGAAGGGACCGCACAGTGA
- a CDS encoding toxin-antitoxin system HicB family antitoxin, with translation MAKTQLNVRVDEGTAQVARERATARGMSVNRYIEELVRQDAGEVGHTFVEAAGDFMKQYEALFAEEFGAEREGGTREGRR, from the coding sequence ATGGCGAAGACCCAGCTGAACGTGCGCGTCGACGAGGGCACGGCCCAGGTCGCCCGCGAGCGCGCCACCGCCCGCGGCATGAGCGTCAACCGCTATATAGAAGAGCTGGTCAGACAGGATGCCGGAGAGGTCGGCCATACGTTCGTCGAGGCCGCCGGTGACTTCATGAAGCAGTACGAGGCGCTCTTCGCCGAGGAGTTCGGCGCCGAGCGCGAGGGCGGCACGCGCGAAGGTCGCCGCTGA
- a CDS encoding helix-turn-helix domain-containing protein encodes MASREVWADVRLRAAWARQDWAAILREYRRAAGLSQRGLEPIVGMPQPHISAIESGRRQVTSAELMARITEGLHVPEELTGVPRPQGPDAWAPQAELRERIAHAHSAGRADLRTADWIARVLAQHRRAEDEVLGTALWGIVRQQLDAVTGLIPHAAGAAADRLMLLAAEHAHWLSWVAWQSEQRGPALAWIDLAHGWAVDGGHADMASWAQRIRAYYSLSHGDPVRALRTAEAARYVGPRTLSPAAEAAAVHQEAMAAAQVGERDRASRLAEEACKLALRVPAEEERPGWLYWLDPTRARLQVADAAYACQRWRDAADGFRTALPSLVAFPRDHAYYQARLDDAARRS; translated from the coding sequence ATGGCTAGTCGGGAAGTCTGGGCAGATGTCCGTCTCCGTGCCGCTTGGGCACGCCAGGACTGGGCTGCCATCCTCCGCGAATACCGGCGCGCCGCAGGCCTCTCTCAGCGGGGCCTCGAGCCGATCGTGGGCATGCCGCAGCCCCACATCTCCGCGATCGAATCGGGCCGCCGGCAGGTCACCTCAGCCGAGCTCATGGCCCGCATCACCGAAGGGCTGCACGTGCCGGAAGAACTGACCGGGGTCCCGAGACCACAGGGGCCCGATGCGTGGGCGCCACAGGCCGAGCTGCGTGAACGCATCGCCCACGCCCACTCGGCAGGCCGCGCCGACCTGCGCACCGCCGACTGGATCGCCCGCGTGCTCGCCCAGCACCGGCGCGCAGAGGACGAGGTCCTCGGCACAGCGCTGTGGGGCATCGTGCGCCAGCAGCTCGACGCGGTGACCGGGCTCATCCCCCATGCGGCCGGGGCCGCTGCAGACCGGCTCATGCTGCTCGCCGCCGAGCACGCGCACTGGCTGTCCTGGGTGGCCTGGCAGTCCGAGCAGCGCGGGCCGGCGCTGGCATGGATCGACCTCGCACACGGCTGGGCCGTCGACGGCGGCCATGCCGACATGGCGTCCTGGGCGCAGCGCATCCGCGCCTACTACTCCCTGAGCCACGGAGACCCGGTCCGAGCCCTACGCACCGCCGAGGCCGCGCGCTACGTGGGCCCCCGCACCCTGTCCCCTGCAGCCGAGGCTGCCGCGGTGCACCAAGAGGCCATGGCGGCCGCGCAGGTCGGCGAGCGGGACCGGGCCAGCCGGCTCGCCGAGGAGGCCTGCAAGCTGGCGCTGCGGGTGCCGGCCGAGGAGGAGCGTCCGGGCTGGCTGTACTGGCTCGACCCGACGCGCGCCAGGCTGCAGGTCGCCGATGCCGCGTACGCATGCCAGCGGTGGCGGGATGCCGCCGACGGTTTCCGGACTGCGCTGCCGTCGCTCGTGGCCTTCCCACGGGATCACGCCTACTACCAGGCGCGGCTGGACGACGCCGCGAGGCGGTCCTAG
- a CDS encoding collagen-like protein, producing MTRTERALARRWRPLTLLCWLIALSGAVIIIWARIDAETSRADELAAEADRRGQAVSTLATDVRQLRTQVSGEGQTPVAPDPSDAVDDLPARAEVPVPIPGPKGDPGRPGKDGEPGTAGPTGAPGAAGRDGAPGTDGAQGPQGEPGPAGEQGPAGEQGARGETGPRGEQGPPGPPCPAGYSLQTPAWDPDALVCRRDDAPDPGGSTPSAPLAAGLDPTRRQYP from the coding sequence GCGTCCGCTGACGCTGCTGTGCTGGCTGATCGCGCTGTCCGGCGCGGTCATCATCATCTGGGCGCGCATCGACGCCGAGACGTCCCGCGCCGACGAGCTGGCCGCGGAGGCCGACCGGCGGGGCCAGGCCGTCAGCACGCTCGCCACGGACGTACGGCAGTTGCGCACGCAGGTGTCGGGGGAGGGGCAGACGCCTGTCGCTCCGGACCCGTCCGACGCAGTCGACGACCTGCCCGCGCGGGCCGAGGTGCCCGTGCCGATCCCGGGCCCCAAGGGCGACCCGGGACGCCCGGGCAAGGACGGCGAGCCGGGCACCGCCGGGCCAACCGGCGCGCCCGGAGCGGCGGGCCGGGACGGGGCTCCCGGCACCGACGGCGCGCAAGGCCCGCAGGGGGAACCGGGACCGGCGGGCGAGCAGGGGCCGGCGGGTGAGCAGGGGGCGCGCGGCGAGACGGGCCCTCGCGGCGAGCAGGGACCACCCGGGCCTCCGTGCCCCGCCGGCTACAGCCTGCAGACACCCGCCTGGGATCCGGACGCGCTGGTCTGCCGCCGCGACGACGCCCCCGACCCGGGCGGCAGCACACCATCGGCGCCGCTCGCCGCCGGCCTCGACCCCACACGCCGCCAGTACCCATGA
- a CDS encoding fic family toxin-antitoxin system, toxin component, translating into MSDLSIDLAWLLMLAEQKTPGDPQVTDWGALVAAVARHQAEIFDVPVYDDPAARAAALLQLLIHVPALERSNALFACAVAYAYLVASGLKVVTSPEQVRDLARLVKNGEASVADIARELREWSG; encoded by the coding sequence TTGAGCGACCTCAGCATCGACCTCGCCTGGCTCCTCATGCTCGCCGAACAGAAAACCCCGGGAGACCCTCAGGTCACCGACTGGGGCGCGCTGGTCGCGGCCGTGGCACGCCATCAGGCGGAGATATTCGACGTCCCCGTCTACGACGACCCGGCGGCCCGCGCCGCGGCACTGCTCCAGCTCCTCATCCACGTCCCGGCCCTGGAACGCTCCAACGCGCTCTTCGCCTGTGCGGTCGCCTACGCCTACCTCGTGGCCAGCGGCCTGAAGGTGGTCACCTCGCCGGAACAGGTCCGTGACCTGGCCCGGCTGGTGAAGAACGGAGAGGCGTCCGTGGCCGACATCGCGCGGGAGCTGCGGGAGTGGAGCGGGTGA
- a CDS encoding hemolysin family protein, with translation MTAVQLLIGLATLVVNAFFVGAEFALISVRRSQIEPYAEQGDRRGRSVLWGLEHVSALMAAAQLGITLCTLVLGVVAEPAIAHLLEPVFHAVGVPEGAGHAVSFVIALAAATYLHMLLGEMVPKNIALAEPVRSALLLGPPLVTLARALRPVIFAINAFANGLLKLLRIETKNEVTATFSDAELAQIVRDAGEAGLIDDRAQERLHDALELGRRPVRDVVLPLERVVYARVGVTPEGLEQLAAETGFSRFPVVDEGRRIVGYLHVKDALDASPRDLAFALRDMRPIARVREATPLDDVLTAMRGSRTHLAAVLGSDGRLAGLVTMEDVLQELFGQRA, from the coding sequence GTGACCGCCGTCCAGTTGCTCATCGGGCTGGCGACACTCGTCGTCAACGCGTTCTTCGTCGGCGCCGAGTTCGCGCTGATCTCGGTCCGTCGCTCCCAGATCGAGCCGTACGCCGAACAGGGCGACCGGCGCGGGCGCAGCGTGCTGTGGGGACTGGAGCACGTGTCCGCGCTGATGGCCGCGGCGCAGCTCGGCATCACACTGTGCACGCTGGTCCTCGGCGTGGTCGCCGAGCCGGCCATCGCGCACCTGCTGGAGCCGGTGTTCCACGCGGTCGGAGTGCCCGAGGGCGCCGGACACGCGGTGTCCTTCGTGATCGCGCTGGCCGCCGCCACCTATCTGCACATGCTGCTCGGCGAGATGGTGCCGAAGAACATCGCGCTCGCCGAGCCGGTGCGCAGCGCCCTGCTGCTGGGGCCTCCGCTGGTCACGCTCGCCCGGGCGCTGCGGCCGGTCATCTTCGCGATCAACGCCTTCGCCAACGGGCTGCTGAAGCTGCTGCGGATCGAGACGAAGAACGAGGTCACCGCGACTTTCTCGGACGCGGAGCTGGCGCAGATCGTCCGGGACGCCGGCGAGGCCGGCCTCATCGACGACCGTGCCCAGGAACGTCTGCACGACGCGCTGGAGCTGGGCCGCCGACCGGTGCGGGACGTCGTCCTGCCGCTGGAACGCGTCGTCTACGCGCGCGTGGGCGTCACTCCGGAGGGGCTGGAGCAACTGGCGGCGGAGACCGGGTTCTCCCGTTTCCCCGTGGTGGACGAGGGTCGCCGGATCGTCGGCTACCTGCATGTGAAGGACGCGCTGGACGCCTCACCGCGGGACCTGGCGTTCGCGCTGCGGGACATGCGGCCCATCGCGCGGGTACGGGAGGCGACGCCGCTGGACGACGTGCTCACCGCGATGCGGGGCAGCCGGACGCATCTGGCGGCCGTGCTCGGCTCCGACGGCAGGCTGGCCGGCCTGGTCACCATGGAGGACGTGCTCCAGGAGCTGTTCGGACAGCGGGCGTAG
- a CDS encoding SGNH/GDSL hydrolase family protein: MQTNTIPPYSSLVAVGDSFTEGMSDLLPDGSYRGWADLLAARMAARTPGFRYANLAVRGKLIGQIVEEQVPVAAAMGADVITLVGGLNDTLRPKCDMGRVKGLLTEAVEQLAPSCKQLVLMRSPGRQGPVLERFRARMEELFVCVEELAERHGALVADLYGAPSLSDPRMWDVDRLHLTPEGHRRVAEAVWQTLGHQAEDADWHLPMPATLPPGWAARRVADARFARQYLLPWIGRRLTGRSSGDGLPPKRPDLLPYESQA, encoded by the coding sequence ATGCAGACGAACACGATTCCCCCGTACTCCAGTTTGGTCGCCGTCGGCGACTCCTTCACCGAGGGCATGTCGGACCTGCTGCCCGACGGCTCCTACCGAGGCTGGGCCGACCTCCTCGCCGCGCGGATGGCGGCCCGCACCCCCGGCTTCCGCTACGCCAACCTGGCGGTGCGCGGCAAGCTGATCGGGCAGATCGTCGAGGAACAGGTGCCGGTGGCCGCCGCGATGGGCGCCGACGTGATCACCCTGGTCGGCGGCCTGAACGACACCCTGCGCCCCAAGTGCGACATGGGCCGGGTCAAAGGCCTGCTGACCGAGGCGGTGGAGCAGCTGGCCCCGTCCTGCAAGCAGCTCGTGCTGATGCGCAGTCCGGGCCGGCAGGGGCCCGTCCTCGAGCGGTTCCGGGCGCGCATGGAGGAGCTGTTCGTGTGCGTCGAGGAGCTGGCGGAGCGGCACGGCGCGCTCGTCGCCGACCTGTACGGCGCTCCCTCGCTCAGCGACCCGCGCATGTGGGACGTCGACCGGCTGCACCTGACGCCGGAGGGCCACCGCCGGGTCGCCGAGGCGGTCTGGCAGACCCTCGGGCACCAGGCCGAGGACGCCGACTGGCACCTGCCGATGCCGGCCACCCTGCCCCCGGGCTGGGCAGCCCGGCGCGTCGCGGACGCCCGGTTCGCCCGGCAGTACCTGCTGCCGTGGATAGGCCGCAGGCTGACGGGCCGGTCCTCCGGGGACGGCCTGCCGCCCAAGCGCCCCGACCTCCTGCCGTACGAGAGCCAGGCGTAG
- a CDS encoding ABC transporter ATP-binding protein, with protein MSTPAAQHAPGPAPADGVAARARGLTKAYGSGETAVIALDSVDVDIARGRFTAVMGPSGSGKSTLMHCLAGLDTVSAGQVWLGGTEITGLKERELTRLRRDRIGFMFQSFNLIPTLNAVENITLPMDIAGHKPDQKWLDQVIDTLGLRDRLGHRPAQLSGGQQQRVACARALASRPELIFADEPTGNLDSRAGLEVLAFLRQAVDDLGQTVVMVTHDPGAAAHSDLVLFLADGRLVDRMEQPSADAVLERMKRFDVGRAPRAGGPLDGTADDASEGRAEGPLAGAPEED; from the coding sequence TTGTCCACACCTGCTGCGCAGCACGCCCCCGGTCCGGCCCCGGCCGACGGGGTCGCGGCGCGGGCCCGAGGTCTGACCAAGGCGTACGGCTCAGGCGAGACGGCGGTGATCGCCCTCGACTCGGTGGACGTGGACATCGCCCGCGGCCGCTTCACCGCCGTCATGGGACCGTCCGGCTCCGGGAAGTCCACGCTGATGCACTGTCTGGCCGGCCTCGACACCGTCTCGGCCGGTCAGGTGTGGCTCGGCGGCACCGAGATCACCGGGCTGAAGGAACGGGAGCTGACCCGGCTCAGGCGGGACCGGATCGGGTTCATGTTCCAGTCGTTCAACCTGATCCCGACGCTGAACGCGGTCGAGAACATCACCCTGCCCATGGACATCGCGGGCCACAAGCCCGACCAGAAGTGGCTGGACCAGGTGATCGACACGCTCGGCCTGCGGGACCGGCTCGGGCACCGGCCCGCCCAGCTCTCCGGCGGACAGCAGCAGCGGGTGGCCTGCGCCCGGGCGCTCGCCTCCCGTCCCGAGCTGATCTTCGCCGACGAGCCCACCGGAAACCTCGACTCCCGGGCCGGGCTCGAGGTTCTCGCGTTCCTGCGGCAGGCCGTCGACGACCTCGGTCAGACGGTCGTCATGGTCACCCACGACCCGGGCGCCGCCGCCCACTCCGACCTGGTGCTCTTCCTGGCGGACGGCCGGTTGGTGGACCGGATGGAACAGCCTTCGGCGGACGCCGTGCTGGAACGCATGAAGCGCTTCGACGTGGGCCGCGCCCCTCGGGCGGGCGGCCCCCTCGACGGTACGGCCGACGACGCGTCCGAGGGCAGGGCCGAAGGCCCTCTCGCCGGCGCCCCCGAGGAGGACTGA
- a CDS encoding ABC transporter permease has translation MLKATLRSFLAHKGRLLLSALAVVLSVAFVAGSLIFSDTVTRTFDRLFASTSADVTVEPADDLSSSVPTGAVQTVPASLAGRLARVEGVASTHADVSVQNITVVDGDNESVGPTTGAPTVATDWYVTDRSPVKLTSGHAPRGAAEAMLDADTADKKHVRIGDTLTVMAQPGSFKVKVVGIATFTTTNPGAALVYLDPRTAAAQLLGSADKATAISVDAAPGVNDAVLERRVSAALGAGRYDVQTAEERAKSSAEALGGFLDVIKYVMLGFAGIAVLVGVFLIVNTFSMLIAQRTRELGLLRALGADRRQVRRSVLTEAVLLGLVGSTLGLAAGIGLAAGLIKLMGAFGMNLKTTEMVVGWATPVSAYVVGVGVTFVAAYLPARRAAGVSPMAALADADIAGVGRPLKTRAVVGAVVGALGVAALAGCAASSTTSSAASLLGLGVVLTLVATVIAGPLLVRPVIRVLGGAFPALFGSVGRMSQRNALRNPRRTGATAAALMVGLALVGGMSVASASMSKSFDQQIDKTLGADFVVQNANFTPFSQEVTDAVRGTEGVGLVVRQRFAPLAVRLPDGKRVETTAAGYDDRVDDVAHIPYAEGNTAAALADGALGMDVDFAKEHGVRLGSVLPVEFPGGRTTSLKVGALTDQETGDGFGMQGGLFLGIAAVEKYVPGGQDSALYVNAGSGTSGEQLRPRLEKTLDAYPQVQARDQADYKKLVHDQIAVLLYLVYALLGLAIVIAVLGVVNTLALSVVERTREIGLLRAIGLGRRQLRRMIRLESVVIAVFGAVLGLALGLVWGVCIQQVLELQGMKAFAVPWGTIVAVVVGSAVVGVVAAMLPALRASRMNVLAAIAHE, from the coding sequence GTGCTGAAGGCGACCCTCAGAAGTTTCCTGGCGCACAAGGGGCGGCTGCTGCTGTCCGCCCTCGCCGTCGTCCTGTCGGTGGCGTTCGTGGCCGGCAGCCTGATCTTCTCCGACACGGTGACGCGCACTTTCGACCGGCTCTTCGCGTCCACGTCGGCGGACGTGACGGTGGAACCCGCCGACGACCTGAGCTCCTCCGTGCCGACCGGCGCGGTCCAGACCGTCCCCGCATCCCTCGCCGGCCGGCTGGCCCGGGTCGAGGGGGTCGCGTCCACCCACGCGGACGTGAGCGTTCAGAACATCACCGTCGTCGACGGCGACAACGAGTCGGTCGGTCCGACCACCGGCGCGCCCACCGTGGCCACCGACTGGTACGTCACCGACCGCAGCCCGGTGAAGCTGACCTCCGGACACGCCCCACGCGGCGCCGCCGAGGCCATGCTCGACGCCGACACCGCCGACAAGAAGCACGTGCGGATCGGCGACACCCTGACGGTGATGGCCCAGCCTGGCTCGTTCAAGGTGAAGGTCGTCGGGATCGCCACCTTCACCACCACCAACCCCGGCGCGGCCCTGGTCTACCTCGACCCGCGCACCGCCGCCGCCCAGCTCCTCGGGTCGGCGGACAAGGCGACCGCCATCTCCGTCGACGCGGCCCCGGGGGTGAACGACGCGGTGCTCGAGCGGCGCGTCTCCGCCGCGCTCGGCGCGGGGCGGTACGACGTGCAGACCGCCGAGGAGCGGGCGAAGTCGTCGGCCGAGGCCCTGGGCGGATTCCTCGACGTCATCAAGTACGTGATGCTCGGCTTCGCCGGGATCGCCGTCCTGGTCGGCGTGTTCCTCATCGTCAACACGTTCTCCATGCTGATCGCCCAGCGCACCCGTGAGCTGGGCCTGCTGCGCGCCCTGGGCGCCGACCGCCGCCAGGTGCGGCGCTCGGTCCTCACCGAGGCGGTGCTGCTCGGGCTCGTCGGCTCCACGCTCGGGCTGGCCGCGGGCATCGGTCTCGCGGCCGGGCTGATCAAGCTCATGGGCGCGTTCGGCATGAACCTCAAGACCACCGAGATGGTCGTCGGCTGGGCGACTCCGGTGTCGGCGTACGTCGTCGGCGTCGGCGTCACCTTCGTCGCCGCGTATCTCCCGGCCCGCCGTGCGGCCGGCGTGTCCCCGATGGCGGCCCTCGCGGACGCGGACATCGCGGGAGTGGGCCGCCCGCTGAAGACACGCGCCGTGGTCGGCGCGGTCGTCGGCGCGCTGGGCGTGGCCGCGCTCGCCGGCTGCGCGGCCTCGTCGACGACGTCGTCCGCGGCGTCCCTGCTGGGCCTGGGCGTCGTCCTCACCCTGGTCGCCACCGTCATCGCGGGCCCGCTCCTGGTCCGCCCGGTGATCCGGGTCCTCGGCGGCGCCTTCCCCGCGCTGTTCGGCTCCGTCGGCCGGATGAGCCAGCGCAACGCGCTGCGCAACCCGCGCCGCACGGGAGCCACCGCCGCCGCGCTGATGGTGGGCCTCGCGCTGGTGGGCGGGATGTCCGTGGCGAGCGCCTCGATGTCCAAGTCGTTCGACCAGCAGATCGACAAAACGCTCGGCGCCGACTTCGTCGTCCAGAACGCCAACTTCACGCCGTTCTCCCAGGAGGTCACGGACGCGGTGCGCGGCACCGAGGGCGTCGGCCTCGTGGTGCGGCAGCGGTTCGCCCCGCTCGCCGTGCGGCTGCCCGACGGCAAGCGCGTCGAGACGACCGCCGCCGGCTACGACGACCGGGTCGACGACGTGGCGCACATCCCCTACGCCGAGGGGAACACGGCGGCCGCGCTGGCCGACGGCGCGCTCGGCATGGACGTCGACTTCGCGAAGGAGCACGGCGTGCGGCTGGGCAGCGTGCTGCCGGTGGAGTTCCCCGGCGGCCGGACGACGTCGCTGAAGGTCGGCGCGCTCACCGACCAGGAGACGGGTGACGGCTTCGGCATGCAGGGCGGGCTGTTCCTCGGCATCGCCGCCGTCGAGAAGTACGTGCCCGGCGGGCAGGACTCCGCCCTGTACGTGAACGCCGGCTCCGGCACGAGCGGCGAGCAGCTGCGCCCCCGGCTGGAGAAGACGCTGGACGCGTATCCGCAGGTCCAGGCGCGCGACCAGGCCGACTACAAGAAGCTGGTGCACGACCAGATCGCCGTACTGCTGTACCTGGTCTACGCGCTGCTCGGGCTGGCCATCGTCATCGCGGTGCTCGGCGTGGTCAACACGCTGGCGCTGTCGGTGGTGGAGCGGACCCGGGAGATCGGGCTGCTGCGCGCCATCGGGCTCGGCCGGCGGCAGCTGCGCCGGATGATCCGGCTGGAGTCGGTGGTGATCGCGGTGTTCGGCGCGGTGCTGGGGCTCGCGCTCGGACTGGTCTGGGGCGTGTGCATCCAGCAGGTGCTGGAGTTGCAGGGGATGAAGGCCTTCGCCGTTCCGTGGGGCACGATCGTCGCGGTGGTCGTCGGCTCGGCGGTCGTCGGCGTCGTGGCGGCGATGCTGCCGGCCCTGCGGGCGTCCCGGATGAACGTGCTGGCGGCGATCGCGCACGAGTGA
- a CDS encoding GNAT family N-acetyltransferase, which translates to MSDLRIRAATPEDLDAVLAFWKAAAEGTSISDDRSGVERLVARDPEALILAEQDGEEGAERDGAQGVELVGTVIAGFDGWRCHLYRLAVHPERRRQGIGTSLLAAAEERFARLGGRRGDAMVLTGNETAHHAWRAAGYAPEEKWRRWVKPLTG; encoded by the coding sequence ATGTCTGATCTGCGTATACGGGCGGCGACGCCCGAGGACCTGGACGCCGTGCTGGCCTTCTGGAAGGCCGCCGCCGAGGGCACGAGCATCAGCGACGACCGCAGCGGGGTGGAACGGCTCGTCGCCCGCGATCCCGAGGCGCTGATCCTCGCCGAGCAGGACGGCGAGGAGGGCGCCGAACGGGACGGCGCGCAGGGCGTCGAGCTCGTCGGCACGGTGATCGCCGGGTTCGACGGGTGGCGGTGTCATCTGTACCGGCTGGCGGTGCACCCGGAGCGCCGCCGTCAGGGCATCGGCACGTCGCTGCTCGCGGCCGCGGAGGAGCGGTTCGCGCGGCTGGGCGGGCGGCGCGGGGACGCGATGGTGCTCACCGGCAACGAGACGGCACATCATGCCTGGCGCGCCGCGGGGTACGCGCCCGAGGAGAAGTGGCGGCGCTGGGTCAAGCCGCTCACCGGCTGA